The following nucleotide sequence is from Micromonospora sp. WMMD1120.
CCGGCTCGCTGAAGCACCGGCTGGCCCGCTCGCTGTTCCTGTACGCGCTCTGCAACGGCTGGATCGGACCCCGGACCACGATCGTCGAGGCGTCCTCCGGCTCCACGGCGGTCTCCGAGGCGTACTTCGCGCGGATGCTCGGTCTGCCGTTCATCGCCGTGATGCCGGCGTCCACCTCGCCCGAGAAGATCGCGCAGATCGAGTTCCAGGGCGGCCGGTGCCACCTCGTCACCGACCCGGCCGGCGTGGTGGTCGAGGCCCGTTGGCTCGCGGAGGACTCCGGCGGGCACTTCATGGACCAGTTCACGTACGCCGAGCGGGCCACCGACTGGCGGGGCAACAACAACATCGCCGAGTCGATCTACGCGCAGCTCGAGTTGGAGCGACACCCCATCCCCGACTGGATCGTGGTGGGCGCCGGCACCGGGGGCACCAGCGCGACAATCGGCCGGTACGCCCGGTACCGCCGGCTCGCCACCAAGCTCTGCGTGGTCGACCCGGAGAACTCGGCGTTCTACCCGGCCTGGCAGGCGGCCGACTGGTCGGTGCGGACCGGGAAGGGCTCCCGCATCGAGGGGATCGGCCGGCCCACCGTGGAGGCGTCGTTCGTGCCCTCGGTGGTGGACCGGATGGTCCAGGTGCCGGACGCGGCGTCGCTGGCCGCCATGCGCGCCGGATCGGCGCTGCTCGGCCGCCGGGTGGGCGGCTCCACCGGCACCAACCTGTGGGGCGCCTTCGGGCTGATCGCCGCGATGCTCGCCGAGGGCCGGACCGGGTCGGTGGTCACCCTGATCTGCGACCCCGGTGACCGGTACGCCGACACGTACTACGCCGACAGTTGGGTCGCCGCCCAGGGTCTGGACCTGGACCCGCACCTGGCCACGATCGACCGCTTCCTCGCCAGCGGGGCCTGGCCCGCCTGAGCCGTTCCGGGTAGGTCGCGTGGCCCGTGCTCGCCCGGCCCGTGCTCGCCCAGCCCGCTCAGCGCGGATCGATCCGTTCGGCCAGGCCCGGGTAGCGCACCACGTAGCCGCTGTCGTCCAGGTCGATGTCGGCGGTGAAGGTGCCGCTGGCGAACCGTACCCGACCCGGCCCCAGCCCGGTGTAGACCTGCTCGGCCGACACCACCTCGAGGCTCGGCAGCAGCACCCAGGCGACGGTGATCCGGTGGGCCAGGTCGGCCGGCTCGGCGGCCAGCCTGAGCCGGTGCACCGGTAGCGTGTTGAACAGCGGAGACCCGCTCACGTCGACGTCGAGCGCCTCGGCCAGCCGGTCCGGATCGTCGGTG
It contains:
- a CDS encoding PLP-dependent cysteine synthase family protein; the encoded protein is MTHLDRCDEASRTWVTEAIATVEADANRSADTHLLPFPLPRDWGIDLYLKDESSHPTGSLKHRLARSLFLYALCNGWIGPRTTIVEASSGSTAVSEAYFARMLGLPFIAVMPASTSPEKIAQIEFQGGRCHLVTDPAGVVVEARWLAEDSGGHFMDQFTYAERATDWRGNNNIAESIYAQLELERHPIPDWIVVGAGTGGTSATIGRYARYRRLATKLCVVDPENSAFYPAWQAADWSVRTGKGSRIEGIGRPTVEASFVPSVVDRMVQVPDAASLAAMRAGSALLGRRVGGSTGTNLWGAFGLIAAMLAEGRTGSVVTLICDPGDRYADTYYADSWVAAQGLDLDPHLATIDRFLASGAWPA